The following coding sequences are from one Pigmentibacter sp. JX0631 window:
- the rplL gene encoding 50S ribosomal protein L7/L12 gives MSITKEQFISYIENLTLIQAAELVKELEDKFGVSAAAPVAMMAAPAAGAAAAAEQTEFEVVLKASGDKKLDVIKEVRAITGLGLKEAKDLVEGAPKSLKAGVTKAEAEDIKKKLTAVGATIEVK, from the coding sequence ATGTCTATTACTAAAGAACAATTCATTTCTTACATCGAAAACTTAACTCTTATTCAAGCTGCTGAGCTTGTAAAAGAATTAGAAGACAAATTTGGCGTATCTGCTGCTGCTCCAGTTGCTATGATGGCTGCTCCTGCTGCAGGCGCTGCTGCTGCTGCTGAACAAACTGAATTTGAAGTTGTGTTAAAAGCTTCTGGCGACAAAAAACTTGACGTTATTAAAGAAGTTCGTGCTATCACTGGTCTTGGTCTTAAAGAAGCTAAAGATCTTGTTGAAGGCGCGCCAAAATCTCTTAAAGCTGGCGTTACTAAAGCTGAAGCTGAAGACATCAAGAAAAAACTTACAGCTGTTGGCGCAACAATCGAAGTTAAGTAA
- the rpoB gene encoding DNA-directed RNA polymerase subunit beta, with protein MANLASSFVRHRRSFAKVKPIIGMPNLIDIQKKSYAEFLQGTDSADSRIEAGLQGVFKSVFPVQDFDATASVEFVSYSLDEPKYTVEECRSKGMTYAAPVKVLIRLIIWDVDHETGVKSIRGFKEQEVYFGEIPLMTQNGTFIINGTERVVVSQLHRSPGVFFDHDKGKTLSSGKFLYNARIIPYRGSWLDFEFDTKDILYCRIDRRRKMPATVLLKALGYTTEELLGTFYECETIINRDGQFYRKVDLDRLRGQRASSDIMDPKNPNNTLVKRNRKITALHIKQLKAAGVEELHFPQEELVGKIIGQDIIDEDTGEVLFPINTDISEKILDAIMLKGISKFQILFIDDLNVDSSFRDTLMVDKTVNTEEALLEIYRRMRPGDPPTLENASNLFQNLFFEKDRYDLSRVGRLKLNEKLDLNNIDIDYRTLTREDIIGTVKRLLDVRSGKIKVDDIDHLGNRRVRAVGELLENQYRIGLTRIERAIKERLQLQDLDSLMPHDLVNAKPVTAVVKEFFGSSQLSQFMDQTNPLAEVYHKRRLSALGPGGLSRERAGFEVRDVHPTHYGRICPIETPEGPNIGLIVSLASFAQVNKYGFIETPYRTVVDRSPTDEVRYYSSTDEWRDHVIAQARIKADAENKINSNELLNARSSGETNIYTAEEVDLMDVATNQAVSVAASLIPFLQNDDAHRALMGANMQRQGLPLLRTKAPLVGTGMERTVAADSGVTVVAKRAGTVISVDAERVVIKANEVSSDVTEVASEVDIYTLVKFTRSNVDTCVNQKPIVKVGDKVEKGDIIADGFATEMGELALGQNVVVAFLPWNGYNYEDGIVVSERVVREDLYTSVYIQEFECISRDTKLGKEEITSDIPNVSDESLKDLDDAGVVRIGAEVKPGDILVGKLTPKAETQLTPEEKLLRAIFGEKAADVRDTSLRVPPGVQGTVIGAKVFSREGAELDSRMIQVQEQEIAKLKKDERDRIQIIRKSTVEKLESLFVLEVAAVSFETKQDGHTFKVSSGEKIPKEAFAGMSIEQIKSLELVSSDKSAQLAKIKKSMNEKIALVREMTEAQIARAKRGDELPPGVIKMVKVYVAIKRRLQVGDKLAGRHGNKGVISKIVPVEDMPYLENGQPVDIVLSPLGVPSRMNIGQIMETHFGWAARGIGLKINDMLDKAAPRAELEDYICKVWDDPSVHEFVKSCSNEELRQFVRKYKEGVTLSNPVFDGAEEEEIFKYLELADLDRSGQVTLYDGRTGEKFNRQVTVGVMYVLRLHHLVDEKIHARSIGPYSLVTQQPLGGKAQFGGQRLGEMEVWAMEAYGAAYTLQEFLTVKSDDIAGRTKMYEAVVKGENMMLPGLPESFNVLVKEMQSLALDVSLIRDENEISLDDLQRDVREIQ; from the coding sequence ATGGCCAATCTGGCATCTAGCTTCGTCCGTCACCGTCGTTCTTTTGCTAAAGTAAAACCTATCATAGGAATGCCAAATCTAATTGACATTCAAAAGAAGTCGTACGCTGAATTCCTTCAAGGAACAGATTCCGCTGACTCTCGCATTGAAGCGGGTCTACAGGGAGTGTTCAAAAGTGTATTTCCCGTTCAAGATTTTGATGCAACAGCTTCTGTTGAATTTGTCAGTTATTCCTTAGATGAACCTAAATACACTGTCGAAGAGTGTCGTTCAAAAGGCATGACTTATGCAGCTCCTGTTAAAGTTCTTATCCGCCTCATTATTTGGGACGTAGATCATGAAACAGGTGTGAAATCCATTCGTGGTTTCAAAGAGCAAGAGGTCTACTTTGGTGAAATTCCTCTTATGACCCAAAATGGTACATTTATCATCAATGGAACTGAACGTGTGGTTGTATCCCAGTTACATCGTTCACCAGGTGTATTCTTTGACCATGACAAAGGCAAAACTCTATCATCCGGAAAATTCTTATATAATGCGCGTATCATTCCATACCGTGGATCATGGTTAGATTTTGAATTCGACACTAAAGATATTCTTTATTGTCGAATAGATCGCCGTAGAAAAATGCCTGCTACAGTTCTCTTAAAAGCGCTTGGCTATACAACTGAAGAATTGCTTGGCACTTTTTATGAATGCGAAACAATTATCAACCGTGATGGACAATTCTATCGTAAAGTAGATTTAGATCGTTTACGTGGACAACGTGCTTCAAGTGATATTATGGATCCTAAAAATCCTAATAATACTCTTGTAAAACGGAACCGTAAAATCACTGCTTTACATATTAAGCAATTAAAAGCAGCTGGAGTAGAAGAACTTCATTTCCCACAAGAAGAACTTGTTGGAAAAATCATTGGTCAAGATATTATTGACGAAGATACAGGTGAAGTTTTATTCCCTATTAACACAGATATCTCAGAAAAAATTCTTGACGCTATCATGTTAAAAGGTATTTCTAAATTTCAAATCTTGTTTATTGATGATTTAAACGTTGATTCTTCTTTCCGCGATACTTTAATGGTTGATAAAACTGTTAATACAGAAGAGGCATTGTTAGAAATTTATCGCAGAATGCGTCCAGGAGATCCTCCGACATTAGAAAACGCAAGTAATCTTTTCCAAAATTTATTTTTTGAAAAAGACAGATACGATCTTTCTCGTGTTGGTCGTTTAAAATTAAATGAAAAACTCGATTTAAATAATATTGATATCGACTACCGTACTTTAACTCGCGAAGACATTATTGGCACAGTTAAACGCTTACTAGATGTTCGTAGTGGCAAAATTAAAGTTGACGATATCGACCATCTTGGCAATCGTCGTGTACGTGCTGTTGGTGAATTATTAGAAAATCAATATCGTATTGGTTTAACAAGAATTGAACGTGCAATTAAAGAAAGACTTCAATTACAAGATTTAGACAGCCTTATGCCGCACGATCTTGTGAATGCAAAACCAGTAACTGCTGTGGTGAAAGAATTTTTCGGTTCATCACAATTAAGTCAGTTTATGGATCAAACTAATCCACTTGCTGAAGTTTATCACAAACGTCGTTTGTCTGCCCTTGGGCCTGGTGGTCTTTCCCGTGAAAGAGCAGGTTTTGAGGTTCGTGACGTTCACCCAACTCATTATGGTCGTATTTGTCCTATTGAAACTCCCGAAGGTCCAAACATTGGTCTGATTGTTTCTTTAGCTTCATTTGCGCAAGTAAACAAATATGGATTCATTGAAACTCCATATCGTACCGTGGTTGATCGCTCACCAACTGATGAAGTTCGCTATTATTCTTCAACAGATGAATGGCGCGATCACGTTATTGCCCAAGCACGCATCAAAGCTGATGCTGAAAATAAAATAAACTCAAATGAGTTGCTGAACGCACGTAGCTCAGGTGAAACAAATATCTATACGGCTGAAGAAGTTGACTTAATGGATGTGGCGACAAACCAAGCGGTTTCTGTTGCGGCTTCCTTAATTCCTTTCCTTCAAAATGACGATGCGCACCGTGCCCTCATGGGTGCAAACATGCAACGCCAAGGTCTTCCTTTATTGCGTACAAAAGCGCCTTTAGTTGGTACTGGAATGGAAAGAACCGTTGCCGCTGACTCAGGTGTAACAGTTGTTGCAAAACGTGCTGGTACAGTTATCTCTGTGGATGCTGAACGTGTTGTTATTAAAGCGAATGAAGTTTCCTCAGACGTTACTGAAGTGGCTTCAGAAGTTGATATTTATACTTTGGTTAAATTTACGCGTTCTAACGTTGATACCTGTGTAAACCAAAAACCTATTGTTAAAGTAGGAGATAAAGTTGAAAAGGGTGATATTATTGCAGATGGTTTCGCTACAGAAATGGGTGAACTTGCACTTGGACAAAACGTTGTTGTCGCATTCCTTCCTTGGAATGGTTACAATTACGAAGATGGTATTGTTGTTTCTGAACGTGTTGTGCGTGAAGATCTATACACTTCTGTTTACATCCAAGAGTTTGAATGCATTAGCCGCGATACTAAATTAGGAAAAGAAGAAATTACATCTGATATTCCAAATGTCAGTGACGAATCGTTAAAAGATTTAGACGATGCAGGTGTTGTTCGTATTGGTGCAGAAGTGAAACCAGGCGATATACTTGTAGGAAAATTAACTCCAAAAGCCGAAACTCAATTGACACCAGAAGAAAAACTTCTACGTGCCATCTTTGGCGAAAAAGCTGCTGACGTCCGTGATACTTCCTTGCGAGTTCCACCAGGAGTGCAAGGTACAGTTATTGGAGCGAAAGTATTCTCACGTGAGGGTGCTGAACTCGATAGTCGTATGATCCAAGTTCAAGAACAAGAAATTGCTAAATTGAAAAAGGATGAACGCGATCGTATTCAAATTATCCGCAAGTCAACTGTTGAAAAGTTAGAATCTCTTTTTGTCCTTGAAGTTGCAGCTGTTAGTTTTGAAACAAAACAAGATGGCCACACTTTCAAGGTTTCTTCTGGAGAAAAAATTCCAAAAGAAGCTTTCGCAGGAATGTCTATTGAACAAATTAAATCCTTAGAATTAGTAAGTTCAGACAAAAGCGCGCAACTTGCAAAAATTAAAAAATCCATGAATGAGAAAATCGCCCTCGTGCGCGAAATGACAGAAGCGCAAATTGCCCGTGCGAAACGTGGTGATGAATTGCCTCCTGGCGTTATCAAAATGGTAAAAGTCTATGTGGCTATTAAACGTCGTTTACAAGTGGGTGATAAACTTGCAGGTCGTCACGGTAATAAAGGGGTAATTTCCAAAATTGTTCCTGTTGAAGACATGCCATATCTTGAAAACGGACAACCCGTAGACATCGTATTAAGCCCTCTTGGGGTTCCTTCTCGTATGAACATCGGCCAAATTATGGAAACACATTTTGGCTGGGCAGCGCGTGGAATCGGTTTAAAAATAAATGATATGCTTGATAAAGCAGCGCCTCGTGCAGAGCTTGAAGACTATATCTGCAAAGTCTGGGATGATCCCTCCGTGCATGAATTTGTGAAATCATGTTCTAATGAAGAATTACGCCAATTTGTGCGCAAATACAAAGAAGGTGTTACACTTTCAAATCCAGTATTTGACGGTGCAGAAGAAGAAGAAATCTTTAAATATCTTGAACTAGCTGATCTCGATCGCTCAGGACAAGTTACACTTTATGATGGACGTACTGGTGAAAAATTCAACCGCCAAGTAACAGTTGGTGTTATGTACGTTCTTCGCCTCCATCACCTTGTTGACGAGAAAATTCACGCTCGTTCTATTGGGCCATACAGTCTTGTTACTCAACAGCCTCTTGGTGGTAAAGCGCAATTTGGTGGTCAAAGACTCGGGGAAATGGAAGTTTGGGCAATGGAAGCGTATGGAGCTGCCTATACTCTTCAAGAGTTCCTAACTGTGAAATCAGATGATATCGCAGGTCGTACAAAGATGTACGAAGCAGTTGTAAAAGGCGAGAACATGATGCTTCCTGGATTACCAGAATCGTTCAACGTTCTTGTCAAAGAAATGCAATCGCTTGCATTGGATGTAAGCCTTATTCGCGATGAAAATGAAATCAGTTTGGATGATCTTCAACGCGATGTCCGTGAAATCCAATAA